Within Bradymonas sediminis, the genomic segment ACCAGCCGACGACCCGGCGTGACTTCCAGAATTTCCCGACGCTCAGCACCGGGTAAAGCCAGCGGCGTTTGCCGTCGGCGCTGAGCGTGGAGAGAACTTCCTCGGGTGATTCGACGATCCCGTGTGCGTTGGACTTCTCAGCGTTCATGGAGCAATCACTCCGGTTTGTAGACCGTTCCTTGTGCTTCTTTGCCACCCTCGACGTTGGTGTCGCGGATGGAGTCAATATAAGAGACCACGCCGAGCAGCCCGTCGTGTTTAAGCACGGCCCCCCAGGCGGGCATGGCTTTTTCGAGCACGCCCTGGTCTGCCACGGTGTAGATATCCATCAGGCTGCCACCGTGCAGCCAGGAGGAGTCGGTCAGGTTCGGGCCGACCAGGCCCTCGCCGTTTTGACCGTGACAGCTGGCGCAATACGCCGCGAACGCCGCCTTCCCCGACTCCAGGTACTCCCCGCTGTCGACCGCCTCGCGCAGGTATTCCGGGGTAATCTCCGGCGATGCCTCCGCGGCCTGCGCGACTATCGCGTCGATGCGGGCGTTCTCCTTCTTTAGGGTGTCCTCATAGGTGTCGATCCAGCCGACGTTGATACCTACGAGGTAGAACACACCCCACACGATGCTGGCGTAGAATGTGTAGAGCCACCACTTGGGCATCGGGTTATCGTATTCCTTGATGCCGTCGTAGGTATGCCCCTCGATCAGGACGCCGAATTCCTCTTCTGGTTTGGTTTCAGGCATTGGAAGCCTCCTCGACGTCCACAAAGGTTCCGTCATTCATGGGCATCGCTTGCATTTCTTCAACGGCCTGTCGGGACATCGTGAACGCGCGAATAGCGATGATGATAAAAGCAACTACGAATAAAAATAGGGCGACCAGGGCAAATATATCGAGATTTGCGGCGCCAATTACGTCTTGTTTCATTGGGTGACCTCTTCGCTATCTTCTGAAGGGGTGTCTTCTTTTGCCGGCGCCTGGGCGTCGGCTTTGTCGCTGTCGGCGTCCGCCTCAGCCGCGCCCGCGTCGGGCGCGGCCGCCGCCTGCTCACCAGCTTCGTCAGCCTCTTCGGCCGCTTTGTCCTGGGCAGCCGCTGCTTCTTTGGGCTCCTCGGCCTTCTTGGCCGGCGCCGGGGCGGCGGTCGACTGCTTGACGTCCGCGCCGAGGCGCTGCAGGTAGGCAATCAGGGCGACGATAGCGCGGTCTTCGACATTTCCCTTGGCCACGGTGATCTGGGAGGCCATTTGGGCCGCCTGGGCCTGAGCATCCTCGACGGCGCGGTCGATCTCAGCGTCGCTATAGGGGACGCCCAGCTTCTGCAGCCCGCGCATCTTGGCCTGAACCTGGCTCAGGTCCAGCTCGTCGGTGAGCATATGCGGGTACGGAGGCATGATGGAGTGCGGCGTGGTCGAGCGCGGGTTCTCCATATGGCGATAATGCCAGTCGTTATTGTATTTGCCCGCCAGGCGAGCGAGGTCCGGACCGGTGCGCTTGGAGCCCCACAGATGCGGGTATTCGTAGACGCCCTCGCCGGGCTTGGAATACTCGCCGTAGCGCTCAATCTCGTGGCGCATCGGGCGCACCTGCTGGGTATGACAGGTCGCGCAACCCTCGGCGATATACATATCGCGCCCCTCAAGCTCGAGCGGGGTGTAGGGTTTGACGCTCTCGATTTTGGGCACCGTGTCACGGATGAGCAGCATCGGCACGATCTCGATGACCGAACCGGCCGCGACCGCCACGAAGGTCAGGACGCTGAAGACCAGCGGCCAGCCCTCGAAGCGACGGTGCAGCGTCTCGCCGGACTTCTCTTTCATGGTCAGGCGCCACGCCGGCGTCTCGGGGACCATGGCTTTGGGGTCCTCAAGTTTGCCCTCGACCGCGCGCATCGTCATCACGACGTTCACGATACACATGATCATGCCGGTGAGATAAAGCGTCCCGCCGAGCACACGCACCCAATACATCGGGATGATGGTGACGACCGTCTCCATAAAGACCGGGTACATCAGCTGGCCGTTCTCATCGAACGCGCGCCAGTTGAGGCCCTGGCTGATCGAGGCGGCGTAAAGCGCGATGATATACAGCAGGATGCCGAGCGTCCCCATCCAGAAGTGGGCGTTGGCCAGGCGCTTGCTCCACAGCTCGGTCTGCCACAGGCGCGGCACCAACCAGTAGATCATGCCGAAGAGCATAAACCCGTTCCACCCCAGCGCGCCGGAGTGCACGTGCGCGACGGTATAATCGGTATAGTGGGTCAGCGCGTTGACCGCCTTCACGCTCATCATCGGGCCCTCGAAGGTCGCCATGCCGTAGAAGGTAATGGCGACGACGAAGAACTTCAGGATCGGGTCGGTGCGCAACTTATCCCAGGCGCCGCGAAGCGTCAGCAGACCGTTGATCATGCCACCCCAGCTGGGCATCCACAGCGCGACCGAGAAGACCATGCCCAGGGTCGCGGCCCACTCGGGCAAAGACGTATAATGAAGGTGGTGCGGGCCGGCCCAGATATAGATGAAGACCAGCGACCAGAAGTGAAGGATACTGAGTTTATACGAGAAGACCGGCCGGTTGGCGGCCTTGGGCAGGAAATAATACATCAGGCCCAAGAAGGGCGTGGTCAGCACGAAGGCCACCGCGTTGTGGCCGTACCACCACTGAATCATCGCGTCCTGCACACCCGAGAAGACCGAGTAGCTCTTGAACATGCCCACCGGAATCACCAGGTTGTTGACGATATGCAGCATCGCCACGGTGATAATCGTGGCGATATAGAACCAGATCGCCACGTAGAGGTGTTTGACCCGGCGATTTTTGAGGGTCAAAAAGAAGTTGATCGCAAAGATCACCCAGACCACCGTCAGGGCGATATCCAGCGGCCACTCAATCTCGGCGTATTCCTTGGTCTGGGTATAGCCCAGCGGCAGCGTCACCGCGGCCCCCACGATCACGGCCTGCCACCCCCAGAAATGCAGCTTACTCATCAGGTCGCTGAACATGCGCGCCTTCACCAGGCGCTGCGTCGAATAATAGATCGCCGCGAAGATGCCGTTGCCGGCGAAGGCAAAAATCACCGCGTTGGTATGCACCGGGCGAAGCCGGCCGAAGGTGAAGTATTTTAGCGCCGGGTTCGCCTCGGGGAAGGCCAACTGCAGGGCGATAATCACACCGACCAACATGCCGATGGCGCCCCAAAAGAGCGTCGCGAGGACGAAATTTCGGGAGATCGCATCATCATATTGAATCTCGATCTGCGCCGATTTTCCCGCGGACGGGGACGCGCCAACTGCCGTTTGCTTCGAGCTACTCACTTACAGCCTCCAGACTAGGATACTCATGGGTCGTGAAACGAAAAACCATCTATGTCGCGCGCCGCATAACCCGGTCGTCGCCAGGTGATGGTTTGCGTGCGGCGCCTTGACCTGTTGAAGTCGTCGCTCGCCTCGCAAAAGGGTCGAATTTTTGAAGACGCGGCGGGGTATGCTCCGCGCACAGGTTTAGCGTTTAATTCCGTAAATTTTGCAGGGTATTTTGTGGGCGATAAAACCGAGATGAAAGTCAGAACTTATGCGTTCATCGATTGCCGTGCCGGCTTGTCACGAGCACAGAGCTAGGAGATCCCTCCCGCTTTTGCAAGTGCCTTTATATGCTGAATTTCCTGCAAATTTTGCGTTCTATGATCTGAGTCATATTACACTATTTGGGATGGATTACAGCGCGGCCTTCGCGCGTTATCGGCTTGACCGCTGCCCCCTCAATGAGGGTACACGCTAGACCCACGATGTGGGCGCGATTGGGCGCTACATCCACAGAGGTATTCGGATGGATGCAGAAAATGTCATGGCGCTCTACGCCCAATTGGTGGGTGTGGGATTTTTGTGGGTAACGGTCCACTGCTCGGGCATGTGCGGGCCCATCATCGCCGGCCTGGTCGTGCATACGCATCCGCAAGACCAGCAGGCGTCGCCCTGGGCTCACCGCTGGTCGGTGGTCAAGCACGTCCTCGCCTACCAATCCGGCCGCGGGCTGATGTACGCCCTGCTCGGCCTGCTCGCCGGGTTGCTCGGCGCCCAGGTCGAAGCCACAGTGCAACCTATCGCCGCCACGGCCAGCCTCCTGGTCGCGCTGCTGCTATTGCTGCTTGGCCTTGCGCAACTTCCCGTGGTCATGCGACGGCGAGCCCGGCTGCGCGTGGAGCGACGCGCGAAAAAAGCGGCGAGCGCCGGGCCAGACGCCGCCCGCCCCAAACCGCCGCTGAGCGCGCGATTTGTCGCGGGCATTACCCGCCGGCTGCCCAGCGCCGCGCAGTTCAAAGGCCCGCTTCGCATGTTCGTCACCGGCTTTATGCTCGGCCTGCTCCCCTGCATGCTGATGTTCTGGGTCCTCGGCCTGGCGGCATCTTCGGCCAGCCCTCTGCACGGGGCGCTGCTCATGGTGACCCTGGTCGGGCTCACCACCCCGGTGCTGGTCGCCGCCGGCCTGAGCACCACGCTGGTCAGCCCGAAGCTGCGCCGCCTCGGCCAACATATCGTCCCCTTCGGCATGATATTCTCGGGCATCTGGCTCGGCCTGATCGCCATGGCCGCCAATGGCTGGATCGAGCATATCCACCTCCCCTTCACCCTCTTTGGCAAAAAGCTGGTGATGATGCTCTGGTAGCCTTTAAGCGCCGCTCCCGGCGTTTGATAAGTGCGCCCCCACAAAAAAACACCCGGGCCGCCACAAGTTGTGGCGGCCCGGGTGTTTTGCCTGGCTCTCAAAAACCAACGCCGTGATTAGGCGAAGGACTCAAGCCAATCGATCTCGACGTCGTCGCCCATCTGGGCGAGCAGATATTCCTTAAAGGTCGAGCGAATTTGCACCTCGACCTGGCGGATGCGCTCTTTGGAGACGCCCCACTCCTCGCCGAGGCTCAGCAGGCTGCGCGGGTCCTCGGCGATCATGCGCTCGTACCAGATGGCCTTATTGCGCGGGTCTTCGATCTGGTCGCCAAATCCGTCGATGGCCGCCTGAATCTGGCGCGATAGGTCGTGCTCGGCGGCCGCGGTCTCCGGGTCCACCATCGTCGACGGCATCAACTCACCGACGGTGGTCTTCTCGTGGCCGGGCGCCTGGGCGTCCAAGAACACCGGCGGCGCGTCGAGCTGAGCGGCCACGCGGGTGACCTCACTGGCGTCGACGTCCAGATATTCGGCGATGAGCTGCGGCGTCGGCTCGTGGCCCAGACGAATGAGCTCGCGACGCGTTTTCTTGAGGTTATAGAACAACTTACGACCGGCGCGCGAGCTGCCGATCTTGACCGGATGAAGATGATTCATCAGGTAATTCAGGATCATCGCGCGCACCCAATATTGGGCGTAGCTGGTGAATTTGACGCCGCGGTACGGGTCGTAGCGCTTGACCGCCTCCGAAAGCCCAACATTGCCCTCCTGAATCAGGTCGAGCAGGTTAGTCCAGCGGCGCTGGTACTCGCGGGCGAGCTTCACGACCAGGCGCAGGTTGGTCAGGATGAGCATCTTGGCGGCGTTGAGATCGCCGTCCTCGACGTAGCGCTCGGCCAGCTCCTGCTGCTGCTCGGCCGGCAGCGGCTCGACATAATTAAGGCGCGCCAAATAGGCGGTGAGCGGGTCGGTTTGCGCGGAGAGATCCCCCGCCTTTCGATCGCGCATCAGCGGTAGACTCAGGTCTCCGAAAAACTCAGATGCGTCATCCAGATTCGATCTTTCGATATTGACGCTCTGATTCGCGCCATGACCTATCAAGAGCTCAACTGCGGGCTCCCGGGTCGTTTGTGTTTTGTCCGTGCTCATTGAAACCCCTCGTTTGAGAAGATGGGAAAAGCGTGGTCCACAACCTCGACACGTCAAATCCAACACGCGATTACCATTTAGATACTATGCTGAAAACAAGAGGTTGTTCGCTCTCATTCCATTAGATGCAGGATCACCCCGAAGAGTTTCAAAGCATCCCAAAAGAATCCGCGCAAAAACCGCCCCCGCCCCTGCTCAAATGCCTACTTCTATAGCTGGGCAGTTTAATCATACCCTCAAAATAATCCAGCCTCCCCGGCAGGAATAACGAAAAAACTCACGAAGGCCGAATTCCTATAACGCAGCGCGTCATTAGAATCACCCTAAAAAACTTTTTGTTCCACATAGTACACCAACCGCGACCCGAATACACACTAAGAAAACAAGGCAACACCTTGTAAACACAGGAGAAAACGCTATTATCCGGGCCCATTGATAGCGCGACGCGCGCCCATCCGCGTGGGATGGGGAGTCCGGTGTTTTGCTCGCAGGCGGCGAAGAGGCGATCGTTCATGGCCACAAATTGGCAGTCCGAAAATTTGGCGGAACAAAAGAACAGAGCCGAATTGCGCTTTTTTTGCCGCGCATGCAGCACCCTTTGCGCCGAGGAAGACGCGCGCTGCGGGGATTGCCGGCAAGCGCGACCCGCCGCAGGCTGGACGCCGCTCGAGCAGGCCTTCGACCCGTTCCTGGGGCGGGTGCTCCAGGAGCGCTATTTAATTGATAAGATCGAGGGGCGCGGCGCCGCATCCACGGTCTACCGGGCCAGGTCTCTGAGCGTCCCCAAGCGCTTCGCCATAAAGATGGTACGCCTGGCCTATTCTGATCCCGCGAAGGCCCTCGAGGCGCGCACCCGCCTGGAGCGCGAAGTGCGCGCGGTCGGGATGCTGCGAAGCCCGCATATCGTGCGCGTATACGAGATGCTCGAGGTCGACCCGCAGTGGATCGCCGTGGTGATGGAGCATATTGACGGGCAAACGGTCGAGGCGCGCATCAAGGAGCGCGGGCCGATGGAGCTGGCCGAGGCGTGTCGCTTGCTGCTTCAGGTGGCCAATGGATTGTGTGAGGCGCACCAAAACGGCATGGTCCACCGCGATATCAAGCCGGCCAACTTGATGCTGGAGCGACTGCCCGACGGCAGCGACTTCACCTATTTGCTCGACTTCGGCGTGGTGCGCCTGCGCGGCGAGACCGGGATGACCCAGGGCTTTCTGGGCACGCCGCTTTTTGCCAGCCCCGAGCAGGCCCGCGAGGAGATCATCGACCCCACCCGCTCGCTGCTGTGTGACGAGCCCGAGGAGGGCATCGACGCGCGAAGCGATATCTATAGCCTCGGCGCGACCTTCTATTATATGCTCACCGGTCGTGCCCCGTTTGCGCACGCAGACACCGTGCGTCTTCTGCAAGCGCACCTGCAAACGCCGGCGCCTACGCTGGCCCAGGGCTGCCCCGGGCGAAGTTTCCCCGCGGCGGTCGAGAAACTCGTCGCCAGCATGCTGGCAAAATCGCGCGAGGACCGGCCTGCCAATATTTTCCGGGTCATCGACGCATTGCAGGCCCTTGAGGCCGAGCGCCACTCGCCGGCCAGCGGGTCGAACCTTCTCGACCCCATCACCCAGGCCTTCGAGAGCGCCGAGGAGAACACGGCGCAGACCGAGATTCACGACAAGAGGTCCTTTAAGAGGGCGTCTTCGCGGCCGTTCCACGACAGCGGAAATATGCTCGGGCTCTCGTCAGCCTCGCAGGCCCACCCGCACTCGATCATCCCGAACGAGCGCTCGCGCCACCAGACCAAACCCGGCGGCGAGCAGCGCCCGCAGACCAACCCGCGCACGCCGCTGTCGACCACGCTTGAGCGACTCGAGCAGCGCACGGTCAACGGGCAGCAATTCGCGCGAAATATTCGCACCAGCGGCGTCGGAAGCGCCGGGCATATTGGCTTTGCCGACTCGCATAACGAGGTCTGGACCCTAAGCCAGACCCAACTTACGCCGCGCTGCACCCCGGCCAGCCGGGTGTGCGCGCTGACGACCTCGGATCGCGACGTCTTTGTGGGCCTGATGAATGGGTCCGTCCACCGAGTGCTCCCCAATAGCCGCGATCTCGAACAGCTTCTGCCGACGCCCGATGACGCCGCAGGCGGGCCGATCGATGCGCTGAGCAGCACGCCCAGCGGGCATCTGCTGCTGGCCGCGACCGCCGATGGCGCCCTCTTTATCGGAGAACGCACCACCCCGGACGGTTACGCCTGGAGCTCCCATAGGGCCACGCAACCCATCGACGCGCTGGCTGTGAGTCCTCAGGGCTCTCTCTTCGCCGCCGCCTCGCCCGACCACCGCGTGCGCATCGCCGCCCCGACGTCGCCGCGCACCGTGCTGACCCAATTTCACACCGGCGCGGGCGTCGTGGATATGGCGTTTTCGACCGGCGGAGATCTCCTGGCCGTGCTCCTCGAGAGCGCCGACCAGCTCACCGCGCGCGTCCAGGTCTTTCAGGTGCTGCACGCCCGAAAGATCTCCGAGTTCACCCTCAACGCCCCGCTGCCCAGAAACCTCTATTTCTCGGCCCACGATATGCTCCACGGCGTCTGCGCCGCCTACGGGCGCGTTGGCTCCTGGAACCTGATGAGCACCAAGAGCCCGCAGCGCCAGCCAACCCACCCCGAAGCACGATAGTCTTTCGGCAGGTCGACACGCCCCGCCTCCCCCGCCCGCATCCGCGATCCTTGTGCTCACGCCCCGCCGATACTATGAAAGGGCCGCCGATGGGTGCGCGAATTTGCGTGAACGCACCGCATCTTATTCTACCGTTTATCCGACGGTCTGCTGAGACCGTCCTTATTTGCTCCGCCAGCCCCGAGATTTCCCAGTGAGCCCAGCTTCTACCACCGAACTTTCGCCCAAAAAACTCAAGCGCGAAGTCGC encodes:
- the ccoN gene encoding cytochrome-c oxidase, cbb3-type subunit I; translation: MSSSKQTAVGASPSAGKSAQIEIQYDDAISRNFVLATLFWGAIGMLVGVIIALQLAFPEANPALKYFTFGRLRPVHTNAVIFAFAGNGIFAAIYYSTQRLVKARMFSDLMSKLHFWGWQAVIVGAAVTLPLGYTQTKEYAEIEWPLDIALTVVWVIFAINFFLTLKNRRVKHLYVAIWFYIATIITVAMLHIVNNLVIPVGMFKSYSVFSGVQDAMIQWWYGHNAVAFVLTTPFLGLMYYFLPKAANRPVFSYKLSILHFWSLVFIYIWAGPHHLHYTSLPEWAATLGMVFSVALWMPSWGGMINGLLTLRGAWDKLRTDPILKFFVVAITFYGMATFEGPMMSVKAVNALTHYTDYTVAHVHSGALGWNGFMLFGMIYWLVPRLWQTELWSKRLANAHFWMGTLGILLYIIALYAASISQGLNWRAFDENGQLMYPVFMETVVTIIPMYWVRVLGGTLYLTGMIMCIVNVVMTMRAVEGKLEDPKAMVPETPAWRLTMKEKSGETLHRRFEGWPLVFSVLTFVAVAAGSVIEIVPMLLIRDTVPKIESVKPYTPLELEGRDMYIAEGCATCHTQQVRPMRHEIERYGEYSKPGEGVYEYPHLWGSKRTGPDLARLAGKYNNDWHYRHMENPRSTTPHSIMPPYPHMLTDELDLSQVQAKMRGLQKLGVPYSDAEIDRAVEDAQAQAAQMASQITVAKGNVEDRAIVALIAYLQRLGADVKQSTAAPAPAKKAEEPKEAAAAQDKAAEEADEAGEQAAAAPDAGAAEADADSDKADAQAPAKEDTPSEDSEEVTQ
- a CDS encoding sulfite exporter TauE/SafE family protein, with the protein product MDAENVMALYAQLVGVGFLWVTVHCSGMCGPIIAGLVVHTHPQDQQASPWAHRWSVVKHVLAYQSGRGLMYALLGLLAGLLGAQVEATVQPIAATASLLVALLLLLLGLAQLPVVMRRRARLRVERRAKKAASAGPDAARPKPPLSARFVAGITRRLPSAAQFKGPLRMFVTGFMLGLLPCMLMFWVLGLAASSASPLHGALLMVTLVGLTTPVLVAAGLSTTLVSPKLRRLGQHIVPFGMIFSGIWLGLIAMAANGWIEHIHLPFTLFGKKLVMMLW
- a CDS encoding sigma-70 family RNA polymerase sigma factor, producing the protein MRDRKAGDLSAQTDPLTAYLARLNYVEPLPAEQQQELAERYVEDGDLNAAKMLILTNLRLVVKLAREYQRRWTNLLDLIQEGNVGLSEAVKRYDPYRGVKFTSYAQYWVRAMILNYLMNHLHPVKIGSSRAGRKLFYNLKKTRRELIRLGHEPTPQLIAEYLDVDASEVTRVAAQLDAPPVFLDAQAPGHEKTTVGELMPSTMVDPETAAAEHDLSRQIQAAIDGFGDQIEDPRNKAIWYERMIAEDPRSLLSLGEEWGVSKERIRQVEVQIRSTFKEYLLAQMGDDVEIDWLESFA
- a CDS encoding WD40 repeat domain-containing serine/threonine protein kinase produces the protein MRFFCRACSTLCAEEDARCGDCRQARPAAGWTPLEQAFDPFLGRVLQERYLIDKIEGRGAASTVYRARSLSVPKRFAIKMVRLAYSDPAKALEARTRLEREVRAVGMLRSPHIVRVYEMLEVDPQWIAVVMEHIDGQTVEARIKERGPMELAEACRLLLQVANGLCEAHQNGMVHRDIKPANLMLERLPDGSDFTYLLDFGVVRLRGETGMTQGFLGTPLFASPEQAREEIIDPTRSLLCDEPEEGIDARSDIYSLGATFYYMLTGRAPFAHADTVRLLQAHLQTPAPTLAQGCPGRSFPAAVEKLVASMLAKSREDRPANIFRVIDALQALEAERHSPASGSNLLDPITQAFESAEENTAQTEIHDKRSFKRASSRPFHDSGNMLGLSSASQAHPHSIIPNERSRHQTKPGGEQRPQTNPRTPLSTTLERLEQRTVNGQQFARNIRTSGVGSAGHIGFADSHNEVWTLSQTQLTPRCTPASRVCALTTSDRDVFVGLMNGSVHRVLPNSRDLEQLLPTPDDAAGGPIDALSSTPSGHLLLAATADGALFIGERTTPDGYAWSSHRATQPIDALAVSPQGSLFAAASPDHRVRIAAPTSPRTVLTQFHTGAGVVDMAFSTGGDLLAVLLESADQLTARVQVFQVLHARKISEFTLNAPLPRNLYFSAHDMLHGVCAAYGRVGSWNLMSTKSPQRQPTHPEAR
- a CDS encoding cbb3-type cytochrome c oxidase N-terminal domain-containing protein → MPETKPEEEFGVLIEGHTYDGIKEYDNPMPKWWLYTFYASIVWGVFYLVGINVGWIDTYEDTLKKENARIDAIVAQAAEASPEITPEYLREAVDSGEYLESGKAAFAAYCASCHGQNGEGLVGPNLTDSSWLHGGSLMDIYTVADQGVLEKAMPAWGAVLKHDGLLGVVSYIDSIRDTNVEGGKEAQGTVYKPE